The following coding sequences are from one Gemmatimonadota bacterium window:
- a CDS encoding ATP-binding protein — MLDRPVFVAAARIALSRFPVVALLGPRQVGKTTLAKEVARSMAPDRTQYLDLEFPADRNRLTDPAEYFEAHRGSLIILDEIQWVPELFPILRGVVDRRREAGERFGQFLVLGSASMDLLRQSSESLAGRISQLELPPIGLGEVPDTTADLDQLWRRGGFPDSLLASDDDASLAWRRAFIRTYLERDIPMFQPRVPSETLRRFWTMLAHNQGQQLNAARLAAGLGVSGQTVARYLDLMVDLLLVRRLPPWSGNVGKRLVKSPKVYVRDSGLVHALLGIGTQDDLLGHPVVGGSWEGFVLETLIAGAGDRSLSFYRTARGAEIDLVVEGLDGRRLAVEIKRSSAPTVSRGFRIGCEDLGVAEAVVVYPGVERFPLGGGVTAMGPAAAAQWLGGA; from the coding sequence ATGTTAGATCGACCAGTCTTCGTTGCGGCGGCCAGAATCGCCCTCTCGCGGTTCCCTGTGGTTGCTCTCCTTGGCCCCCGCCAGGTTGGAAAAACCACTCTGGCCAAGGAGGTTGCCCGGTCGATGGCCCCCGACCGGACCCAGTACCTCGACCTCGAGTTCCCCGCTGATCGAAACCGGCTCACCGACCCGGCCGAGTACTTCGAGGCCCACCGTGGGAGCCTGATCATTCTGGACGAAATCCAGTGGGTTCCCGAGTTGTTCCCGATCCTTCGCGGCGTGGTGGACCGTCGCCGGGAAGCCGGGGAACGGTTCGGGCAGTTCCTCGTCTTGGGCTCGGCCTCGATGGATCTGCTCCGCCAGTCGTCCGAGTCGTTGGCCGGACGGATCAGTCAGCTCGAGCTCCCCCCGATCGGCCTTGGCGAGGTACCGGACACCACGGCCGACCTCGATCAACTCTGGCGCCGGGGCGGGTTTCCGGACAGCCTCTTGGCTTCCGACGACGATGCCAGTCTGGCGTGGCGGCGGGCGTTCATCCGGACCTACCTCGAACGGGACATTCCGATGTTCCAGCCCCGGGTGCCCTCGGAAACGCTGCGCCGGTTCTGGACCATGCTGGCGCACAACCAAGGGCAGCAGTTGAATGCTGCCCGGCTCGCCGCGGGGTTGGGTGTGAGCGGCCAAACGGTGGCCCGCTACCTCGATCTGATGGTTGATCTGCTCCTGGTACGGCGACTACCCCCGTGGTCGGGTAACGTCGGGAAGCGTTTGGTGAAGAGCCCCAAGGTGTACGTCCGCGACAGCGGACTGGTCCACGCGCTGCTCGGCATCGGGACGCAGGATGACCTGCTCGGCCATCCGGTGGTCGGCGGTTCCTGGGAAGGCTTCGTCCTCGAAACCCTGATCGCGGGGGCCGGCGACCGGTCGCTGTCGTTCTATCGGACCGCCCGGGGGGCCGAGATCGACTTGGTGGTTGAGGGCCTCGACGGCCGGCGGCTCGCGGTCGAGATCAAGCGATCCTCGGCCCCGACCGTGAGCCGCGGCTTCCGGATCGGCTGTGAGGACCTCGGCGTCGCCGAGGCGGTAGTGGTGTATCCCGGCGTCGAGCGATTCCCGTTAGGCGGCGGAGTCACCGCGATGGGCCCGGCCGCCGCCGCGCAATGGCTTGGGGGGGCCTAG
- a CDS encoding DUF3830 family protein codes for MIRIICGNLVFEARLERERAPASCAALLRLLPLSGHLLQARWSGEAAWMPLGDLEAGVEVENATAEPKPGQILLYPKAVSETEILFPYGTTAFASKFGRLEGNHVLTIVTGLDLLPELGRRVVWEGAQPFRIEV; via the coding sequence ATGATTCGGATCATCTGCGGGAATCTCGTTTTTGAGGCTCGACTCGAGCGCGAGCGGGCGCCGGCCAGTTGCGCCGCCTTGCTCCGGCTCCTCCCGCTCAGCGGGCATCTTTTGCAGGCCCGATGGAGCGGCGAGGCGGCGTGGATGCCGTTAGGCGATCTCGAAGCGGGTGTCGAAGTCGAAAACGCCACCGCCGAGCCGAAGCCAGGCCAGATCCTCTTGTATCCGAAAGCCGTCAGCGAAACCGAGATCCTCTTCCCCTACGGGACCACGGCCTTCGCCAGCAAGTTCGGGCGGCTCGAAGGCAACCATGTCCTGACGATCGTCACCGGGCTCGACCTGCTGCCCGAACTCGGACGACGGGTCGTGTGGGAGGGGGCCCAGCCGTTCCGGATCGAGGTCTGA
- the gyrA gene encoding DNA gyrase subunit A, whose product MTAPNSRERILPRPIEDEMKQSFINYSMSVIVSRALPDVRDGLKPVHRRILNAMNELGLVPGRPYKKSATVVGEVLGKYHPHGDSPVYEAMVRMVQDFSLRYPLVDGQGNFGSVDGDPAAAYRYTEARLTKVAVTMLEDIDKNTVDFQPNYDDRLMEPTVLPSKIPNLLVNGSSGIAVGMATNIPPHNLREICQAVTVLIDQPDATIQDLTKHVKGPDFPTGGYIYGIQGIREAYETGRGKVVMRARAQIEEKESSGKSAIVITELPYQVNKATLAKAIADLAMEKKVEGISAVRDESDRDGMRLVVELKRDTIPHVVLNQLYKHTTMQSTFGVINLALVKGQPRVMNLKELLQHFIEHRHEIVIRRSQFDLDQAAAREHILEGLKIAVDNIDEVVEIIRKSKDVDDADARLQKRFKLSEKQSEAILNMRLAKLTGLEIEKLEAELKEVRDIISKLRAILASREKRMQILKDEMDEVTKAFGDDRRTEIIPDQNEFSVEDLIVEEDMVITISHTGYIKRTPVSTYRRQRRGGKGLQGATTKEDDWIEHLFIASTHDYVMFFSNQGQVYWLKVHEVPQGGRATRGKPIIQCIAVRPDEHITALVPVREFSDNRWLVFVTRNGTVKKSVLSDYGNPRANGIIAINIETGDELIDVQLTDGNNDIVLATTGGMSIRFHESDVREMGRATGGVKGIELNADDRVIGMVVIRRDATLLVVSEKGFGKRSEITEYRVQKRGGKGIITFHNTDKTGHCMALKEVQPSDELMMITRSGVIIRVPVDGIRVIGRNTQGVRVMNLEGTDSIVGVARVVKEEEAEGEADEAEVEEAE is encoded by the coding sequence ATGACCGCACCCAACTCGCGCGAGCGTATTCTCCCCCGCCCGATCGAAGACGAGATGAAGCAGAGCTTCATCAACTATTCGATGAGCGTGATCGTCTCGCGGGCCCTTCCCGACGTGCGCGACGGCCTGAAGCCGGTCCACCGCCGGATCTTGAACGCGATGAACGAACTCGGCCTGGTGCCCGGCCGGCCCTACAAGAAATCCGCCACCGTCGTCGGCGAAGTGTTAGGCAAGTACCACCCGCACGGCGACTCGCCGGTGTACGAAGCGATGGTCCGGATGGTCCAGGATTTCTCGCTCCGCTATCCGTTGGTCGACGGCCAGGGCAACTTCGGCTCGGTCGACGGCGATCCGGCGGCGGCCTATCGGTACACCGAAGCCCGGCTGACCAAGGTGGCCGTCACGATGCTCGAGGATATCGACAAGAACACGGTCGATTTCCAGCCCAACTACGACGACCGGTTGATGGAGCCGACCGTCCTGCCCTCCAAGATCCCGAACCTCCTCGTCAACGGGTCGAGCGGCATCGCGGTCGGCATGGCCACCAATATTCCGCCCCACAACCTCCGGGAAATCTGCCAAGCCGTCACCGTGCTGATCGATCAACCGGATGCCACCATCCAAGACCTGACCAAGCACGTCAAGGGCCCGGACTTCCCGACCGGCGGCTACATCTACGGAATCCAGGGCATCAGGGAGGCGTACGAAACCGGGCGAGGCAAAGTCGTGATGCGGGCCCGGGCCCAGATTGAAGAGAAGGAATCGTCGGGCAAGTCGGCCATCGTCATTACCGAGCTTCCCTACCAGGTCAACAAGGCCACGCTGGCCAAGGCCATCGCGGACCTGGCCATGGAGAAGAAGGTCGAGGGCATTTCCGCGGTTCGTGACGAGTCGGACCGTGACGGCATGCGGCTCGTCGTCGAGCTCAAGCGCGACACGATTCCCCACGTGGTCCTGAACCAGCTCTACAAGCACACCACGATGCAGTCGACCTTCGGGGTCATCAACTTGGCTTTGGTCAAAGGCCAGCCCCGGGTCATGAACCTGAAGGAGCTGCTCCAGCACTTCATCGAGCACCGCCACGAAATCGTGATCCGGCGGAGCCAGTTCGATCTCGATCAGGCAGCGGCCCGGGAGCACATCCTCGAAGGGCTGAAGATCGCAGTCGACAACATCGACGAAGTCGTCGAGATCATCCGAAAGTCGAAGGATGTCGATGACGCGGACGCCCGGCTTCAGAAACGGTTCAAGCTGTCCGAGAAGCAGAGCGAAGCGATCCTCAACATGCGGCTCGCCAAGCTCACCGGCCTCGAAATCGAGAAACTGGAAGCCGAACTGAAGGAAGTCCGGGACATCATCTCCAAGCTCCGGGCGATCCTGGCGTCCCGCGAGAAGCGGATGCAGATCCTCAAAGACGAGATGGACGAAGTCACCAAGGCCTTCGGGGACGATCGGCGGACCGAGATCATTCCGGACCAGAACGAGTTCTCGGTCGAAGACCTGATCGTCGAAGAAGACATGGTGATCACGATCTCGCACACCGGCTACATCAAGCGGACCCCGGTCTCGACCTACCGGCGGCAGCGCCGCGGCGGCAAGGGCTTGCAGGGGGCCACCACCAAAGAAGACGATTGGATCGAGCATCTCTTCATTGCCTCGACCCACGACTACGTGATGTTCTTCTCGAACCAGGGCCAGGTCTACTGGCTCAAGGTGCACGAAGTGCCGCAAGGCGGCCGGGCCACCCGTGGCAAGCCGATCATCCAGTGCATCGCCGTCCGCCCCGACGAGCACATCACCGCGCTGGTACCGGTTCGGGAATTTTCCGACAACCGCTGGCTGGTGTTTGTGACCCGGAACGGTACCGTGAAGAAGTCGGTGCTGTCCGATTACGGGAACCCCCGGGCCAACGGGATCATCGCCATCAACATCGAGACCGGCGATGAACTGATCGACGTTCAGCTCACCGACGGCAACAACGACATCGTCCTCGCCACCACCGGGGGGATGAGCATTCGGTTCCACGAAAGCGACGTCCGCGAAATGGGTCGCGCCACCGGCGGCGTCAAGGGAATCGAACTCAACGCCGACGACCGGGTTATCGGCATGGTGGTGATCCGCCGCGACGCCACCTTGCTGGTGGTGAGCGAAAAGGGCTTCGGCAAACGATCCGAGATCACCGAGTACCGGGTCCAGAAACGGGGCGGCAAGGGCATCATCACCTTCCATAACACCGACAAGACCGGCCACTGCATGGCCTTGAAGGAAGTGCAGCCCTCGGACGAGTTGATGATGATCACCCGGAGCGGCGTCATTATCCGGGTACCGGTCGACGGCATCCGGGTCATCGGACGGAACACCCAGGGCGTTCGGGTCATGAACCTCGAGGGGACCGATTCGATCGTCGGGGTCGCGCGGGTCGTCAAAGAAGAAGAGGCCGAAGGCGAAGCCGACGAGGCCGAGGTCGAGGAAGCCGAATGA